CTCAAGCACACTATTACGTAATGAAACTTTTCAGGCGATGGAAGGACATCCTGAACGCTATCGTCGTAACTGGCAGTTGATCGCCGGTGAGCTCCAGCACTTTGGCGGCGATAGCATCGCCAATACGCTTCGCCGTCACGGCAAATTCTATCGAGCAATCCTGCTGGATGTTTGCAAACGATTGAAAGTCAAAGCGGATAAACAAATGTCCACACCTGAAATTGAGCAACATCTGTTGGAACACTTCCTGGAACATAGCTGGAAGAAGATGGATGACCAACAGAAAGCCGATTTCTTCACTGCCGTGGAGTGTCGAGTCAAAAAGCAAAAAGAGCTACTTCCCCATCTGATCCAGACACATAAGCTGGCACAAGGGGTCTCGCATATTCTTGAAGCACGCTTGACGAAGATTCTCCGCACCCACGCTGCGGTCAGCGTTATCGGCCATGGTTTAGTCCGCGGTGCAGGGCTTGGCGGCCCCCTCGGCGCAGCGGTTAATGGTGTAAAAGCCGTTAGCGGTAGCGCTTATCGAGTCACCATCCCGGCAGTGCTCCACGTCGCTTGTTTAAGGCGAATGGCCAGGCTTCATCAGGCAGAATGATAAATTGGTGAAAAATACCCCGCCAGATCATAGACAGTGCAGCAACTCCTCATTATTATGCCGCGCCCTGTCGCTAAGTGGCGGGGTAATGCTTCCCTTTCTAATCAATATTTTGAGGAATTATGGGCAACACTAAGTTGGCTAATCCGGCACCGCTGGGCCTGATGGGCTTCGGCATGACCACCATTCTGCTTAACCTGCACAATGCGGGTTTCTTTGCTTTTGACGGTATTATTCTCGCCATGGGAATTTTCTACGGCGGTATTGCGCAGATTTTTGCAGGCCTGCTGGAATACAAAAAAGGCAATACATTCGGTCTGACGGCATTCACCTCTTACGGCTCCTTCTGGCTGACTCTGGTCGCCATTCTGCTGCTGCCGAAGATGGGTCTGTCCGACGCACCTAACGCCCAGTTCCTCGGCGTTTACCTGGGCCTGTGGGGCGTGTTCACGCTGTTCATGTTCATCGGCACGCTGAAAGCCGCCCGCATGCTGCAGTTCGTGTTCCTGAGCCTGACCGTGCTGTTTGCCCTGCTGTGTATCGGCAACATCAACGGCAACGAAGCGATTATCCACATTGCCGGCTGGGTGGGTCTGGTTTGCGGTGCTAGCGCCATCTATCTGGCGATGGGTGAAGTGTTGAACGAGCAGTTTGGCCGCACCATTCTGCCAATCGGCGAAAAACATTAATTCACTTCGCCGCCCGATAGCGAGCGGCAAAGTGGGTCACATTGATTTAAGGCAGGCGCTGCAGCTCACCTTGTGGTGCAGCGACCTGTTTATCCAGCCCCTGGCGTAGCCAAATCCCCAGCCCCAATCCCATAAACGACAGCGCCAGCACATACCAGGCAGGAGCCATCGGCGACACGCCCATCAGCATGGTCACCGCAATCGGCGTCAGGCCACCGAAGATGGCGTAGGACACGTTATAAGAGAATGAAATACCGGTAAATCGCACCTCTGCCGGGAAAGCGCGTACCATCACATACGGTACCGCCCCCACCACGCCGACACACAACCCGACCGTGCCATAAAGCAGGAACAAGTGCTGCGGGCTATCGCCGGAAAGATGATAGAAAGCCCAGCTAGAGGCGGCCAGGAATAAACTTCCGACAATAAACGTACGGCTGGCACCAAACTTATCGGCCGCCAGACCTGCCAGCAGACAGCCGATGCATAACATGATAGTGGCGATGCTGTTAGCTTGCAGGGTGATTGCAGGGGCAAAACCATAGTGCTTTTGCAGCCAGACTGGCGACATCAGAATCACCACCACCACCCCGGCGGATAAGAGCCAGGTCAGCAGCATAGAAACGACTACCGCTTTTTGATGCTTCAGCGCCACCGCCTTAACCGGCAGCTCCTGCGCTAACGCTTTGCGCTGCTGCATCTCGAGGAAAATAGGCGTCTCCTGCAACCAACGACGCAAGTACATGGCGACAAGACCAAACGCGCCGCCTAACAGGAAAGGAATACGCCAGCCGCCATCGTGGATACCCTGCGGGGTCATATTGGTATTAATCAGCGTTGCCACTACCGATCCCAGTAAGATACCCACCGTCAGACCCGCAGTCAGCGTACCGCATGCGATACCAATCCTCTTCTCTGGCACATGTTCTGCGACGAAGACCCAGGCCCCGGGAACCTCACCACCAATGGCAGCCCCCTGAAGAATACGCATAAACAACAGTAGCAGCGGCGCCAGCAGCCCCATTGATTCATAAGTTGGCAGCAGACCAATCGCCAGCGTCGGCAGCGCCATCAGCAAAATACTCAGGGTAAACATTTTCTTACGCCCGACCAGATCGCCGAAGTGGGCCATAATGATGCCGCCGAGAGGACGTGCTAAATAGCCCGCAGCAAAAATACCGAAGGTCTGTACCTGGCGCAGCCACTCAGGGATATCTGCCGGGAAGAACAGCTCGCCGACGACGGCAGCGAAGAAGACAAAGATAATGAAATCATAAAACTCCAGCGCTCCACCGAGAGCGGCCAGCGTCAGAGTTTTATAATCCTGTCGATTCAGAGGTCGGGTGTTTTGTGACATAACGGACAATCATCCAGAAGTATGAAGGTGCTTTACGCAACGTGTAAAGTAAAAAACACTATATCGTAAATAAAACAACACACCACAGACGATGCAGGTTATGTCAGGAATGCATCAAATTCAGGATAAAGTTTCACGCCTTGCGCTTTTAGGGCGAAAAGCTGCTACCACATCGGGATTGGTTTCAACATAGGGCCCCTCAAGTAACTGTACACAATACGGTACACTTGCAAACACACCGTGCACTAACACCTTGCCTTCAGCATCTTTAACACCTTCCAGCGTTTCTTCGATGGCTTTTGGCTGGCCAGGGAGATTGAGGATCAGCGCCTGCTTGCGGATAACGCCCACCTGACGAGAAAGAATAGCCGTCGGCACAAAGTGCAGGCTGACCTGGCGCATTTGCTCGCCAAAACCAGGCATAACCCGATCGGCAATCGCTAGCGTCGCATCCGGGGTCACATCGCGTCGCGCTGGACCAGTACCGCCGGTAGTCAGCACCAGATGACAACCCATTTCATCAACCAGTTCACACAGCGTTTGCTCGATAATAACCTGCTCATCCGGGATTAAACGGGTCTGTAATTCGAAAGGCGTGGTCAGCGCACGCGCTAGCCACTCTTCAAGCGCCGGAATGCCTTTATCCTGATAGACGCCACTGGAGGCGCGATCGGAAATGGAAACTAAGCCGATTCGTAAGGTGTTCATGATTATTCCGTTCAAACAGTATTAATAGACCGAATAATACACCGAGGGGGACAAGGCAAACAGTTTAATGTGGCCGACGGGCGTCGGCCACATGCGGGATTACAGCAGATCGCCGATCATTTTTTCCAGTTTTTCCTGGTCAATCGCAAACTTACGGATACCATCCGCCAGTTTGTCTACCGCCATCGGATCCTGGTTATGCTGCCACAGGAACTGGGATTCGGTAATGCGAGCCGGACGCGCTTTAACTTCGCCGCTGAACGCCAGTTTGCGTTCGATTGCACCTTCGCTTTCCGCCAGCTCTTTCAGCAGGGTCGGAGCGATGGTCAGGCGGTCACAGCCAGCCAGTTCCAGAATTTCGCCGAGATTACGGAAGCTCGCGCCCATAACCACCGTTTCATAACCGTGCTGTTTGTAGTATTCGTAGATTTCTCTTACGGAAACCACGCCTGGATCTTCTGCCGGTGCATATTCTTTCTTATCGGTGTTCGCTTTGTACCAGTCGAGAATACGGCCAACAAACGGAGAAATCAGGAACACACCAGCTTCCGCACAAGCACGCGCCTGAGCGAAGGAGAACAGCAGAGTCAGGTTACAGTTGATGCCTTCTTTTTCCAGCTGCTCAGCAGCACGGATGCCCTGCCAGGTAGAAGCCAGTTTGATCAGAATGCGATCGTTACCGATGCCAGCATCGTTATACAATTTGATGATGCGCTTAGCTTTGGCAATCGACGCCTCGGTGTCGTAGGACAGACGAGCGTCAACTTCGGTGGAAATACGGCCAGGGATCAGCTTGAGGATTTCGAGACCGATGTTCACCGCCAGCTTATCGGAAGCATCGATAATCTGCTGTGCGCGATCGCTGCTCTGGCCACGGGCCCAGGCAACAGCATCATCAATCAGCTTACGGTACTCAGGAATCTGAGCCGCGCCGAGAATCAAAGAAGGGTTGGTCGTGGCATCCTGAGGCTGATACAGCTTCATTGCCGCGATATCTCCGGTATCAGCTACGACAGTGGTGTACTGACGCAGAGAAGTCAATTTATCCGTCATGATAGTGTTTCTCTTAAACAGCAGTTAAGGGGATGTAACCGGTCTGCCAAGATGATAACACGCTGCCGGGTCAGCGCAACCGCCGACAATGTAAGAGCGCAGAGTGTGATAAACTCAACCAATTAATTATCTGAACACTAAAGGATTGTCACTGAATTGGTAGCGCTTACACTCGCGCGCCGGCATGGACAAGAGGATGTTTAATGCCTGATTTTCTGTCTTTTATCAATGAAGTACTCTGGGGCTCGGTAATGATTTACCTATTACTGGGCGCTGGCGTCTGGTTTACCTGGCGAACAAAGTATATTCAGTTTCGTTATGTTCGCCAGTTTGGCAAAAGTCTGAAAAAAAGTCTTCAGCCGCAGCCAGGAGGATTAACATCCTTTCAGGCATTGTGTACCAGTCTGGCTGCGCGCGTCGGTAGCGGTAATTTGGCCGGAGTCGCACTCGCCATTACCGCTGGTGGACCCGGAGCTGTTTTTTGGATGTGGGTCTCCGCCCTACTCGGTATGGCCAGCAGCTTCGCTGAGTGCTCCCTCGCACAGCTCTATAAAGAACGCGACTCTCGCGGGCAATTTCGCGGCGGACCCGCTTGGTACATGGCTAGAGGATTAGGCATGCGCTGGATGGGAGTCCTGTTTTCCATTTTACTGCTGATAGCCTACGGCGTCATTTTCAACACCGTGCAGGCCAACTCTGTTGCGCATGCGATGGAGTACGCATTTCATTTACCCGAGATGATTACCGGCAGCGTACTCGCGATTCTTACTCTGTTGGTTATCGTTCGCGGCATTCGCGGCGTAGCGCGATTAATGCAGTGGCTCGTGCCGGGAATGGCTCTACTCTGGGTGATAACCAGTCTGGTCATCGGTCTGTGGAATTTCACCGCACTGCCAACGATTTTTGAAACTATCTTTCGCTGCGCTTTTGGCTGGCAAGAGGCCGCAGCAGGAGCCGTCGGCTATACCATTAGCCAGGCACTCACCAGCGGTTTTCAGCGCGGTATGTTCTCCAACGAAGCTGGCATGGGTTCGACACCGAATGCCGCAGCGGCGGCGGCTTCCTGGCCCCCACATCCTGCCGCTCAGGGGATCGTGCAGATGATAGGCGTGTTCATTGATACGATAGTGGTCTGCACCGCCAGCGCGGTGATCATCATGCTAGCCCCGAGAGGCGGCGAAGGCGAAGCAGTGAACGGCATTCAGGCCATTCAGCATGCCATGAGCAACCTCGTTGGCGGTTGGGGCTCCAGTTTTGTCGCCTTTATCGTGCTGCTTTTCGCATTCAGCTCCATTGTTGCAAACTACATCTATGCCGAAAATAATCTGATCTTTCTGCGTCTGGATAGCACACGGAACATCTGGGTGCTACGACTTCTCACGCTGAGCATGGTTGTCACCGGAGCGATGGTCAGTTTACCGGTTGTCTGGCAGATGGCGGATATCATCATGGCACTCATGGCGATTACTAACCTGACGGCAATCCTGCTGCTGTCGCCAACGGTACGGATCATTGCCAGTGATTACCTACGCCAGCGCCGGCTGGGCCAGCGACCGGAGTTTGATGTCACCCGCTATCCCGAGATTCATCAGCAGTTGGAGCCGGGGACCTGGGATAATCTGCCGCGTGAATAGCGCGGCAATCGCAGCTATCGATCCTCCCAGGACTTTTTTTTGATAAAGTCATAACAAATTTCCCGCAAGGACTGGATATGCTGATTCTGATTTCACCTGCAAAAACGCTTGATTATCAAAGCCCGCTGGCGACCGCACGCTATACCCAGCCTGAACTATTAGAGTATTCTCAGGAGCTTATTGGTATCGCCCGTCAGCTATCAGCGCCGCAAATAGGTAAGCTGATGAGCATCAGCGATAAACTGGCAGACCTCAACGCGACCCGTTTTCATGATTGGCACCCGGATTTCACACCGGATAACGCCCGTCAGGCCATTCTGGCGTTTAAGGGCGATGTCTACACCGGCCTACGGGCAGAAACCTTTAGCGAAGCTGACTTTGATTTTGCCCAGCAGCATCTGCGTATGCTCTCCGGCCTTTATGGCGTACTACGTCCGCTGGATCTCATGCAGCCTTATCGCCTGGAAATGGGCATTAAGCTTGAAAACGCGAAGGGCAAAGACCTGTATCAGTACTGGGGAGAAGTGATTACCGATAAGCTGAATCAGGCGCTGAAAGCGCAGGGTGACGATGTCGTGATTAACCTGGCCTCTGATGAATACTTCAGATCGGTCAAAACCAAACAGCTTGAGGGTCAGTTGATTAAGCCGGTTTTCCTTGATGAGAAAAACGGTAAGTTCAAGGTGATCAGCTTCTACGCTAAAAAAGCGCGCGGCTTAATGAGCCGTTACATTATTGAAAATCGCTTAACCAAACCCGAACAGCTAACCGACTTCGATAGCGAAGGTTATTTCTTTGATGCTGATGCTTCTGATAAAAGCGAGATGGTCTTTAAGCGTCACGAACAGTAAAACAAACTCCCCTTTCGCAGAACGGCGCGTCAGGGGAGCCTGATTCAGGCTTAACCCATCATCAGCTTACGCAGTGCGGCATAATCTGCTGGCAAGTTATGTGACAGCAGCGGCAGGTCAGCACGATCGGCCAGCTCTTTCGGCAGCGGCAGCGTCTCTTGCAGAATATCTTCCACGCTCTCTTTAAATTTCGCCGGATGCGCCGTGCCGAGGAACAGGCCATACTCGCCAGGCTGCAGCTGGTCACGCAGCGCGCGATAAGCAATCGCCGCATGCGGTTCTGAGGTATAGCCAATGGCTTTCAGTTCACGCATGGTGTCTTTGGTGGTTTCATCATCCACCGCAGCGTAGCCCAGCTCGTTCAAACGCCAGGTCTTACGGCGGAACAGTTCTTCCACGCGCGGCCAGTTATTCGGCTGGCTGACGTCCATGGCGTTAGACAAGGTAGCCTGTGTCGCTTTCGGCGACCAGTTACCGTCCTGCAGGAAACGCGGCACGGTATCGTTGGCATTGGTTGCCGCGATAAAACGTTTGATCGGCAGGCCCAGAGACTTCGCCAGCAGTCCCGCGGTCAGGTCGCCAAAGTTGCCGCTTGGCACAGAGATAACCAGCTGATTACGGGCTTCCTGCGGCAGTTGTGCTACCGCTTCAAAGTAGTAGCAAATCTGCGCCAACAGACGGCTAATATTAATTGAGTTTGCCGAATTCAGACCTAGCGCAACCTTCAGCTCTTCATCGTCAAAAGCCTGCTTAACCAGCGCCTGACAAGCATCAAAATCACCATCGATGGCGACGGTCTCTATGTTTCCGCCGAGGGTACAGAACAGTTTTTCCTGCAGCGGACTGATTTTACCGCGTGGATAGAGGATGACGACCTTGACGTTTGGCAGGCCATAAAACGCGTGTGCCACTGCCGCACCAGTATCACCCGACGTTGCCGTCAGAATGGTCACCGGTTTGTCGCCCGCGATATGGGTCAGCATTTGCGCCATAAAGCGACCGCCGAAATCTTTAAATGCCAGCGTCGGGCCGTGGAATAGCTCCAGGCAGCCCACGTCGTCCTGCACTTTGCTGACCGGTGCCGGGAAGGCGAAGGCTGCGCCGATACGCTCTTGCAGGACCGCCTGCGGGATCTCATCGCCAATCATTGCCGATAAAATTTTCGCGCTACGCGAGACAAAATCCAGCGCCAGCATGTCATCGATTTCGCTCAGGTTGAATTCCGGCAGATCGTGCGGAAAGAACAGTCCCTGATGCTTGCCAAGCCCCTGCGTCACGGCCTGCGCAAAGCTGACCTGTTCGTTATGATCTTTTAAGTTATAGAGTTTCATTGGTTATCCCACTACTCGAGCGCCCGCCGTGTCCAGCCGGCAAATATGAACGAAGCCTTCCTGATTTTGCAGATAGTGCGTAGCCAGCCAGTCGGCGACGCGCTGCGCGGTTTCCGGTTTATCGCATAATGCGAACAACGTTGGACCGGAACCGGAAATGCCGCACGCCTGCGCGCCAATTTCCATTGCTGCCTGACGCGCTTCGCTGAAGCCCGGCAGTAGTTTGGTACGATAGGGTTCGGCAATCACATCTTTCATCAATTTCGCCGCCAACTGAGGCTGACGGGTATAGCAGGCGTGAATGAAGCCCGCCAGATGGCGACCGTGCGCGATACAGTCCTGGCGGCGATACTGCGCCGGGAGAATCGCCCGCGCTTCCGCCGTTGAGACTTTAATCCCCGGATAAGCCAGCACCCATAGCCACTCGTCAAACCCTGGAATCTGCTGACTGATGATGCCGTTTTCCTCAAGCATCAACTGGATACCGCCAAGGTAGCACGGCGCGACGTTATCGTAATGGATACTGCCGGAAATCCGCCCTTCCATTTCACCCATCAGCGCCAGCATCCGGGTCTCATTGAGCGGTTTACCGCAGAATTCATTCATTGCCACCAGCGCGGCGACGACGGAACAGGCGCTGGAACCCAGGCCGGAACCGATCGGCATATTTTTTTCCAGCGTCATCGCCACCGGGATCTTTTTGCCAATTTCCTGACAGAAACGCTCCCAGCATTGATAGACGATATTTTCCTGCGGAACTGTCGGCAGCTTGCTGGCGAAACGACCAACGTTTTGCAGGCTGAAGCTCTCAGCGGCTTCCACCGTCACATTGTCTCCCAGCAGCGTACCGTCGACCGGCGTCACCGCAGCCCCCAGCACATCAAACCCGACGCTCATATTGGCACTGGAAGCCGGGGCATATACTTTGACCATCTTAAACTCCTAACTTCCATGACAGGGTACGCAGCAGGTCAGCGAATACGCCCGCCGCCGTTACATCGTTACCCGCGCCATAGCCGCGCAGCACCAGCGGCAGCGGCTGATAATAGTGGCTGTAAAAGGCCAGCGCGTTCTCGCCGTTTTTCACTTTGAACAGCGGATCGTTGCCGTCAACCGCGGCAATTTTCACGCGGCAGGTGCCATCCTCTTCGATGTTACCAACATAACGCAAGACTTTACCTTCATCGCGCGCTTTAGCGACCCGAGAGGCAAACTCATCATCGAGAGAAGGCAGGCGTGCCATAAAGCTTTCAACATCGCCGCTGGCGTCAAAACCTGCCGACAGCGCCGGCTCAACGATAATGTCAGACAGCTCCAGCTCACGCCCGGTTTCACGCGCCAGGATCAGCAGCTTGCGCGCAACATCAACGCCGGAAAGATCGTCACGCGGATCCGGTTCGGTATAGCCCATCTCACGCGCCAGCTTCGTTGCATCAGAGAAACTCATGCCTTCATCCAGCTTACCGAAGATAAACGACAGCGAGCCGGACAGAATACCGGAGAAGTGCAGCAGCTCATCGCCAGCATTCAGCAGATTTTGCAGGTTTTCAATAACCGGTAGGCCCGCGCCGACGTTGGTATCGTATAAGAACTTACGCCGAGAGCTGCTCGCGGCATGACGCAGTTGGTGATAGTAATCCAGTGATGAGGTATTGGCCTTTTTGTTCGGCGTGACCACATGGAAACCTTCGCGCAGGAAATCCGCGTACTGATC
This Klebsiella sp. RHBSTW-00484 DNA region includes the following protein-coding sequences:
- the satP gene encoding acetate uptake transporter, which produces MGNTKLANPAPLGLMGFGMTTILLNLHNAGFFAFDGIILAMGIFYGGIAQIFAGLLEYKKGNTFGLTAFTSYGSFWLTLVAILLLPKMGLSDAPNAQFLGVYLGLWGVFTLFMFIGTLKAARMLQFVFLSLTVLFALLCIGNINGNEAIIHIAGWVGLVCGASAIYLAMGEVLNEQFGRTILPIGEKH
- a CDS encoding MFS transporter, encoding MSQNTRPLNRQDYKTLTLAALGGALEFYDFIIFVFFAAVVGELFFPADIPEWLRQVQTFGIFAAGYLARPLGGIIMAHFGDLVGRKKMFTLSILLMALPTLAIGLLPTYESMGLLAPLLLLFMRILQGAAIGGEVPGAWVFVAEHVPEKRIGIACGTLTAGLTVGILLGSVVATLINTNMTPQGIHDGGWRIPFLLGGAFGLVAMYLRRWLQETPIFLEMQQRKALAQELPVKAVALKHQKAVVVSMLLTWLLSAGVVVVILMSPVWLQKHYGFAPAITLQANSIATIMLCIGCLLAGLAADKFGASRTFIVGSLFLAASSWAFYHLSGDSPQHLFLLYGTVGLCVGVVGAVPYVMVRAFPAEVRFTGISFSYNVSYAIFGGLTPIAVTMLMGVSPMAPAWYVLALSFMGLGLGIWLRQGLDKQVAAPQGELQRLP
- the mog gene encoding molybdopterin adenylyltransferase, producing MNTLRIGLVSISDRASSGVYQDKGIPALEEWLARALTTPFELQTRLIPDEQVIIEQTLCELVDEMGCHLVLTTGGTGPARRDVTPDATLAIADRVMPGFGEQMRQVSLHFVPTAILSRQVGVIRKQALILNLPGQPKAIEETLEGVKDAEGKVLVHGVFASVPYCVQLLEGPYVETNPDVVAAFRPKSARRETLS
- the tal gene encoding transaldolase is translated as MTDKLTSLRQYTTVVADTGDIAAMKLYQPQDATTNPSLILGAAQIPEYRKLIDDAVAWARGQSSDRAQQIIDASDKLAVNIGLEILKLIPGRISTEVDARLSYDTEASIAKAKRIIKLYNDAGIGNDRILIKLASTWQGIRAAEQLEKEGINCNLTLLFSFAQARACAEAGVFLISPFVGRILDWYKANTDKKEYAPAEDPGVVSVREIYEYYKQHGYETVVMGASFRNLGEILELAGCDRLTIAPTLLKELAESEGAIERKLAFSGEVKARPARITESQFLWQHNQDPMAVDKLADGIRKFAIDQEKLEKMIGDLL
- a CDS encoding alanine/glycine:cation symporter family protein, with amino-acid sequence MPDFLSFINEVLWGSVMIYLLLGAGVWFTWRTKYIQFRYVRQFGKSLKKSLQPQPGGLTSFQALCTSLAARVGSGNLAGVALAITAGGPGAVFWMWVSALLGMASSFAECSLAQLYKERDSRGQFRGGPAWYMARGLGMRWMGVLFSILLLIAYGVIFNTVQANSVAHAMEYAFHLPEMITGSVLAILTLLVIVRGIRGVARLMQWLVPGMALLWVITSLVIGLWNFTALPTIFETIFRCAFGWQEAAAGAVGYTISQALTSGFQRGMFSNEAGMGSTPNAAAAAASWPPHPAAQGIVQMIGVFIDTIVVCTASAVIIMLAPRGGEGEAVNGIQAIQHAMSNLVGGWGSSFVAFIVLLFAFSSIVANYIYAENNLIFLRLDSTRNIWVLRLLTLSMVVTGAMVSLPVVWQMADIIMALMAITNLTAILLLSPTVRIIASDYLRQRRLGQRPEFDVTRYPEIHQQLEPGTWDNLPRE
- the yaaA gene encoding peroxide stress protein YaaA; this translates as MLILISPAKTLDYQSPLATARYTQPELLEYSQELIGIARQLSAPQIGKLMSISDKLADLNATRFHDWHPDFTPDNARQAILAFKGDVYTGLRAETFSEADFDFAQQHLRMLSGLYGVLRPLDLMQPYRLEMGIKLENAKGKDLYQYWGEVITDKLNQALKAQGDDVVINLASDEYFRSVKTKQLEGQLIKPVFLDEKNGKFKVISFYAKKARGLMSRYIIENRLTKPEQLTDFDSEGYFFDADASDKSEMVFKRHEQ
- the thrC gene encoding threonine synthase: MKLYNLKDHNEQVSFAQAVTQGLGKHQGLFFPHDLPEFNLSEIDDMLALDFVSRSAKILSAMIGDEIPQAVLQERIGAAFAFPAPVSKVQDDVGCLELFHGPTLAFKDFGGRFMAQMLTHIAGDKPVTILTATSGDTGAAVAHAFYGLPNVKVVILYPRGKISPLQEKLFCTLGGNIETVAIDGDFDACQALVKQAFDDEELKVALGLNSANSINISRLLAQICYYFEAVAQLPQEARNQLVISVPSGNFGDLTAGLLAKSLGLPIKRFIAATNANDTVPRFLQDGNWSPKATQATLSNAMDVSQPNNWPRVEELFRRKTWRLNELGYAAVDDETTKDTMRELKAIGYTSEPHAAIAYRALRDQLQPGEYGLFLGTAHPAKFKESVEDILQETLPLPKELADRADLPLLSHNLPADYAALRKLMMG
- the thrB gene encoding homoserine kinase — encoded protein: MVKVYAPASSANMSVGFDVLGAAVTPVDGTLLGDNVTVEAAESFSLQNVGRFASKLPTVPQENIVYQCWERFCQEIGKKIPVAMTLEKNMPIGSGLGSSACSVVAALVAMNEFCGKPLNETRMLALMGEMEGRISGSIHYDNVAPCYLGGIQLMLEENGIISQQIPGFDEWLWVLAYPGIKVSTAEARAILPAQYRRQDCIAHGRHLAGFIHACYTRQPQLAAKLMKDVIAEPYRTKLLPGFSEARQAAMEIGAQACGISGSGPTLFALCDKPETAQRVADWLATHYLQNQEGFVHICRLDTAGARVVG